One genomic segment of Helianthus annuus cultivar XRQ/B chromosome 14, HanXRQr2.0-SUNRISE, whole genome shotgun sequence includes these proteins:
- the LOC110907850 gene encoding uncharacterized protein LOC110907850: protein MDSPSSSSMLNYCYHEFFADGDGSTDEEVEQEAVTGACKLAMRYAEHCRRPQAKKGKRGYIERDRRGAHDRLMKDYFDEEPTYSNEMFRRRFRMSKRLFLRIVHDLEANYDFFKQKADARGELGFTGIQKCTSALRILAYGNTTDINDEYLKTGEKTTRDSLEHFCRGIIDVYGARYLRTPTWDDLQKIYELMVSETLFINPSANYQW, encoded by the exons ATGGATTCTCCTAGTTCTTCCTCCATGCTAAACTATTGCTACCACGAGTTTTTTGCGGATGGCGATGGTTCAACCGATGAGGAGGttgagcaagaggcggttacggGTGCTTGTAAACTAGCGATGAGATATGCCGAGCATTGTCGTCGCCCCCAAGCAAAAAAAGGTAAAAGAGGTTATATTGAACGAGACCGACGCGGGGCACACGATCGTTTGATGAAAGATTATTTTGATGAGGAGCCGACATATTCGAACGAAATGTTTAGACGTCGTTTCCGAATGAGTAAGCGGTTATTTCTACGTATAGTCCACGACTTGGAAGCCAACTacgatttttttaaacaaaaagcgGATGCGAGAGGGGAACTTGGATTTACCGGTATCCAAAAGTGTACCTCGGCGTTACGAATCCTTGCTTATGGAAACACTACCGACATCAATGACGAGTATCTAAAAACGGGGGAGAAAACAACGAGAGATAGCTTGGAGCATTTTTGTCGCG gcATAATTGATGTGTACGGTGCGCGTTATCTTAGAACGCCCACATGGGACGACCTTCAAAAGATCTACGAG
- the LOC118486607 gene encoding serine/threonine-protein kinase OSR1-like, with amino-acid sequence MAGGSCLHMLKAFHPEGFEEAVIATILREVLKALEYLHRHGHIHCDVKAGNILISDHGAIKLGDLGVSACLFDSGDRQRARNTFCGTPCWMAPEVMEQLYGYDFR; translated from the exons ATGGCTGGTGGTTCTTGCCTACATATGTTAAAGGCTTTCCATCCCGAGGGTTTTGAAGAAGCTGTTATTGCAACTATACTACGCGAGGTTTTAAAGGCATTGGAGTATCTTCACCGTCATGGCCACATCCATTGTGATGTTAAA GCTGGAAACATTCTCATCAGTGACCATGGTGCAATCAAGCTGGGTGATTTGGGTGTTTCTGCGTGCTTATTCGATTCTGGTGATCGACAACGTGCAAGGAATACATTTTGCGGGACACCATGCTG gaTGGCCCCTGAGGTTATGGAGCAACTGTATGGATACGACTTCAGGTGA